A part of Lacerta agilis isolate rLacAgi1 chromosome 7, rLacAgi1.pri, whole genome shotgun sequence genomic DNA contains:
- the TNFRSF11B gene encoding tumor necrosis factor receptor superfamily member 11B yields the protein MNKFLCCTLVLLDISVKWTVQEDLPPKYLHYDPATSRQILCDQCPPGTYVEQHCTASSKTECAPCPGQFYADEWNSNDECQYCNVVCKELQYEKVECSSTQNRVCECIEGRHLELEFCLKHTACPPGYGVAEQGTPESDTVCERCPEGYFSNETSSKEACQKHTNCSALGLKMVRKGDSTRDNVCQGEKSDKSDQKCGIDVTLCEEAFFRFAVPTKLTPSWLNMLRDSLPGIKVNTETTERLKQRHSPQEQTFQLLKLWKEQNNGHTAVKNIKQGIDHCENSVSKHIGHLNITFEQLSILMENLPGKKVGKEEVDRILRLCKSSEQILKLLSLWRVKNRDQDTIKGLTYGLKHLKTYHFPKTTIQGLRKVVKFLHSLSMYKLYQKLFLEMLGNQIHLVKVRHA from the exons TTGTTGGACATATCTGTGAAATGGACTGTCCAGGAGGACCTTCCCCCAAAGTACCTCCATTATGACCCAGCAACCTCCCGTCAGATATTGTGTGACCAGTGTCCCCCCGGAACCTACGTTGAGCAGCATTGCACGGCTTCGTCGAAGACCGAGTGTGCCCCCTGCCCGGGTCAGTTCTACGCAGACGAATGGAACAGCAACGATGAGTGTCAGTACTGCAACGTGGTGTGCAAGGAGCTGCAATACGAGAAAGTCGAATGCAGCAGCACCCAGAACCGTGTTTGCGAGTGCATCGAAGGACGGCACCTCGAACTGGAATTCTGCTTGAAGCACACAGCATGTCCGCCGGGATATGGCGTTGCTGAGCAAG GTACCCCTGAAAGTGACACGGTTTGCGAGAGATGCCCAGAAGgctatttctccaatgaaacatCATCCAAGGAAGCTTGTCAAAAGCACACCAACTGCAGCGCGCTGGGTCTCAAAATGGTGCGCAAGGGAGACTCCACACGTGACAATGTTTGCCAGGGAGAAAAAAGTGACAAATCAGATCAGAAGTGTGGAATCG atgTGACCTTATGTGAGGAAGCATTCTTCAGGTTTGCCGTTCCAACAAAACTCACGCCCAGCTGGCTGAACATGCTAAGGGATAGTCTGCCAGGTATAAAGGTCAACACAGAAACTACAGAAAGGCTTAAACAAAGGCACAGTCCTCAGGAACAGACCTTTCAGTTACTGAAATTATGGAAGGAGCAGAACAATGGTCACACTGCGGTCAAGAACATTAAGCAAG GTATTGACCACTGCGAAAACAGTGTCTCAAAACACATTGGCCACCTCAACATCACCTTTGAGCAGCTCAGCATCCTCATGGAAAATTTGCCAGGGAAGAAAGTAGGGAAGGAAGAAGTCGACCGTATTCTGAGGCTGTGCAAATCTTCCGAGCAGATTCTCAAGCTTCTCAGCTTGTGGAGAGTAAAAAATAGAGACCAAGACACCATCAAGGGCTTGACGTATGGGCTGAAGCATTTGAAAACATACCATTTCCCCAAGACGACGATCCAAGGCCTCCGGAAGGTGGTCAAGTTCCTCCACAGCCTCTCGATGTACAAATTATACCAGAAGCTTTTCTTAGAAATGCTAGGAAACCAGATCCATTTGGTGAAAGTGAGACACGCATAG